A region from the Halomarina litorea genome encodes:
- a CDS encoding ATP-binding protein, which yields MSDEFVRESTAHLRDVSDALLAIEREVDPETLNAAFRAAHSLKGNCAMAGLTGASTLAHAVEDLLAAVRVGEVTPEADLVDAALDATDAIEAVVRAAGNGGSADVDAEAVAEALRASLATRAVDPGDGASSADPTPETPPSDPDDGLDDPSLDDEVRSALDSVAEYDDLDELMGTMDDPDTLPDLPEAATLANDASAPEDGEDLFSAVKSEVESESAPADLADLQRDIDAVSFGEFDEDDELGIADLIEGSGLGEDDPTGTAADDAADDTPASDETASGELEGELDGGPDDQSDAFDPFGAGSAADPERQSGFDGSGPFAPPEDSTASRPDPADADPDGSVGSDGSEDPFAAVKAEVESESVPADLADLQRDIDAVSFGEFDEDDELGIADLIEGSAAGTPPGPDETGTDPAGTSGESPSPDPPADPLDSLEPAVVRVPPAPSPPAHPDDLTPAVVRAVDPPAVPDGEALPAIVPATAPDPPADAVAGSGRPAIVPAPEGATDEAPAPPAPSDHPVGLTSAVRAVAPDPPVDPPADLRPAVVPAVDPPADPDDLVPAVVRTGSDDPSPASAAADPNAEAADEVDPEVAALLDDSFEGLDSEQSDPAPAETEADADAVGADDGIDPDVEDLLDAPFAEADDEPVGFERNAETAAFEDRFGGLFGEGPSTPTRTVTTIDDSSVGDTFAPDAPPTPERSGDAVQSISVDVADADALLSQVEALTTARYRLESSLGGTVSEEALEALTALGSVTADLRGTVMDVRLMPFERATRNLPRLVRDIARAQDKRVTLDVTGREVGLDRSVIDRIGDPLVHLVRNAVDHGIEAPEAREAAGKPTEGRVEVRAERIRDGVVIEVRDDGRGIDAEAVREQAVESGLLDAEAAADLPDEECFPLVLEPGFSTAEEVTDVSGRGVGMDVVDRVASDLGGSVTVESTPGAGTTVRLQLPVTVAVAEVLFVGVGDERYGIPLTAVEEVEAAGANAVETVDGEATLAVTRTDEDGDPADGSVERYPLVRLATALETPGPASEGGTVVRLRPETRRVALQCDEVLETREVVVRPYEGLLGDVTGVSGATLLGGGELVNIIDVATI from the coding sequence GTGAGCGACGAGTTCGTCCGCGAGAGTACCGCGCACCTGCGCGACGTGAGCGACGCGCTGCTCGCCATCGAGCGCGAGGTCGACCCGGAGACGCTGAACGCGGCCTTCCGGGCCGCCCACAGCCTGAAGGGCAACTGCGCGATGGCGGGGCTGACCGGCGCGAGCACGCTCGCACACGCTGTCGAGGACCTCCTCGCGGCGGTCAGGGTGGGCGAGGTCACGCCCGAGGCCGACCTCGTGGACGCGGCGCTGGACGCCACCGATGCCATCGAGGCGGTCGTCAGGGCCGCCGGAAACGGCGGTTCGGCCGACGTGGACGCCGAGGCGGTCGCGGAGGCGCTCCGCGCGTCGCTCGCGACCCGGGCGGTCGACCCGGGTGACGGCGCGTCGTCCGCCGACCCGACTCCCGAGACCCCGCCGTCGGACCCCGACGACGGCCTCGACGACCCGTCGCTCGACGACGAGGTGCGCTCGGCGCTCGACAGCGTCGCGGAGTACGACGACCTCGACGAGTTGATGGGGACGATGGACGACCCGGATACCCTGCCGGACCTCCCGGAGGCGGCGACGCTGGCCAACGACGCATCCGCCCCCGAGGACGGCGAGGACCTCTTCTCGGCGGTGAAGTCGGAGGTCGAGTCCGAGTCGGCCCCGGCTGACCTCGCGGACCTCCAGCGTGACATCGACGCGGTGTCGTTCGGGGAGTTCGACGAGGACGACGAACTGGGAATCGCCGACCTCATCGAGGGGTCCGGCCTCGGCGAGGACGACCCGACCGGGACCGCAGCGGACGACGCGGCGGACGACACTCCCGCGTCGGACGAGACGGCGAGCGGCGAACTAGAGGGCGAACTGGACGGCGGACCGGACGACCAGTCCGACGCCTTCGACCCGTTCGGGGCGGGGTCCGCGGCGGACCCCGAGCGCCAGTCGGGCTTCGACGGCTCCGGCCCGTTCGCGCCCCCCGAGGATTCGACGGCGTCCCGCCCGGACCCCGCCGACGCCGACCCGGACGGCTCCGTCGGCTCCGACGGTTCCGAGGACCCGTTCGCGGCCGTCAAGGCCGAGGTCGAGTCCGAGTCGGTCCCGGCTGACCTCGCGGACCTCCAGCGTGACATCGACGCGGTGTCGTTCGGGGAGTTCGACGAGGACGACGAACTGGGCATCGCCGACCTCATCGAGGGCTCTGCGGCGGGGACGCCGCCCGGGCCGGACGAGACGGGGACGGACCCCGCCGGGACGAGCGGGGAGTCCCCGTCGCCGGACCCGCCGGCGGACCCCCTCGATTCGCTCGAACCTGCGGTGGTCCGCGTCCCGCCCGCCCCGTCGCCACCTGCCCACCCGGACGACCTGACGCCGGCCGTCGTCCGGGCCGTCGACCCGCCCGCCGTCCCCGACGGCGAGGCGTTGCCGGCCATCGTGCCCGCGACGGCACCCGACCCGCCGGCGGACGCCGTCGCGGGATCGGGTCGTCCCGCCATCGTCCCCGCCCCGGAGGGTGCGACGGACGAGGCCCCCGCCCCGCCCGCCCCGTCCGACCACCCAGTAGGACTCACCTCGGCGGTTCGCGCGGTCGCGCCCGACCCGCCGGTGGACCCGCCAGCGGACCTGCGTCCCGCCGTCGTGCCGGCCGTGGACCCGCCGGCGGACCCGGACGACCTCGTCCCGGCGGTCGTCCGCACCGGGAGCGACGACCCGTCGCCGGCGTCCGCGGCGGCAGACCCGAACGCCGAGGCCGCCGACGAGGTGGACCCGGAGGTGGCGGCGCTCCTCGACGACTCCTTCGAGGGACTCGACTCCGAGCAGTCCGACCCCGCCCCGGCGGAGACCGAGGCGGACGCCGACGCGGTCGGCGCGGACGACGGCATCGACCCGGACGTCGAGGACCTGCTGGACGCGCCGTTCGCCGAGGCGGACGACGAACCGGTGGGCTTCGAGCGCAACGCGGAGACGGCAGCGTTCGAGGACCGATTCGGCGGGCTCTTCGGCGAGGGTCCGTCGACGCCGACGCGGACGGTCACGACCATCGACGACAGTAGCGTCGGGGACACGTTCGCGCCCGACGCGCCGCCGACCCCGGAGCGGTCCGGCGACGCGGTGCAGTCCATCTCCGTCGACGTGGCCGACGCCGACGCGTTGCTCTCGCAGGTCGAGGCGCTGACGACGGCGCGCTACCGCCTCGAGTCGTCCCTCGGCGGGACCGTCTCCGAGGAGGCGCTGGAGGCGCTGACGGCCCTCGGGAGCGTCACGGCCGACCTCCGCGGGACCGTCATGGACGTGCGCCTGATGCCGTTCGAGCGGGCGACGCGGAACCTCCCGCGCCTGGTGCGCGACATCGCCCGCGCACAGGACAAGCGCGTGACCCTCGACGTGACCGGCCGCGAGGTGGGGCTGGACCGCTCGGTCATCGACCGCATCGGCGACCCGCTGGTCCACCTCGTGCGCAACGCCGTCGACCACGGCATCGAGGCCCCCGAGGCCCGCGAGGCGGCCGGCAAGCCCACCGAGGGACGCGTCGAGGTACGCGCCGAACGGATCCGCGACGGCGTCGTCATCGAGGTCAGGGACGACGGCCGCGGCATCGACGCCGAGGCGGTCCGCGAGCAGGCGGTCGAATCCGGCCTGCTGGACGCCGAGGCGGCCGCCGACCTCCCCGACGAGGAGTGCTTCCCGCTCGTCCTCGAACCGGGGTTCTCGACGGCCGAGGAGGTGACCGACGTGAGCGGCCGCGGCGTCGGGATGGACGTCGTCGACCGCGTGGCGAGCGACCTCGGCGGGAGCGTCACCGTCGAGAGCACGCCCGGCGCGGGGACGACGGTCCGCCTCCAGTTGCCCGTCACCGTCGCCGTCGCCGAGGTACTGTTCGTCGGCGTCGGCGACGAGCGCTACGGCATCCCCCTCACGGCCGTCGAGGAGGTCGAGGCGGCGGGCGCGAACGCCGTCGAGACGGTCGACGGCGAGGCGACGCTGGCGGTCACGCGGACGGACGAGGACGGCGACCCGGCCGACGGGAGCGTCGAGCGCTACCCCCTGGTCCGACTGGCGACCGCACTGGAGACGCCCGGTCCCGCGAGCGAGGGCGGCACCGTCGTCAGACTGCGCCCCGAGACGCGGCGGGTCGCCCTGCAGTGCGACGAGGTACTGGAGACGCGGGAGGTCGTCGTCCGCCCCTACGAGGGGCTACTCGGCGACGTGACGGGCGTGAGCGGCGCGACGCTCCTCGGCGGCGGGGAGCTGGTGAACATCATCGACGTAGCAACGATATGA
- a CDS encoding DUF2267 domain-containing protein, giving the protein MSGGARPAGGRRRGRESRRPVCEIPARTAVPVDGRGRMDESEVRDAVADRLDDSDGSEAATVAVFATVDDAVRGGEIDDLRDQLPESYGAVLTEAGVDDPY; this is encoded by the coding sequence ATGAGCGGCGGTGCCCGCCCCGCGGGAGGGCGACGACGAGGCCGCGAATCACGCCGCCCGGTCTGTGAAATCCCAGCGCGCACGGCCGTGCCGGTCGACGGGAGAGGACGCATGGACGAATCCGAGGTCCGCGACGCGGTCGCGGACCGACTCGACGACAGCGACGGCAGCGAGGCGGCGACGGTCGCCGTCTTTGCCACCGTGGACGACGCGGTGCGCGGAGGCGAGATCGACGACCTGCGCGACCAGTTGCCCGAATCCTACGGGGCCGTCCTGACCGAGGCCGGCGTGGACGACCCGTACTAG
- a CDS encoding chemotaxis protein CheW — protein sequence MTESAVGGTPDVDPVEVLEVVACRVGESWYGLEVGRVRQVDDCPPTTRVPRTAPAVRGVASVAGEVTVVVDARVALDSSPDDGSDRLVVLDRGDQPQPVALLVDAVADIERCPVETLGRPGPDDTGWAKAVADRESGPLTVLSVERIAETVSTANTRGHGDFK from the coding sequence GTGACCGAGAGCGCGGTCGGGGGGACGCCCGACGTCGACCCCGTCGAGGTGCTGGAGGTGGTGGCGTGTCGGGTCGGCGAGTCGTGGTACGGCCTCGAGGTGGGCCGGGTCCGACAGGTCGACGACTGCCCGCCGACCACCCGCGTCCCGCGGACCGCACCCGCGGTCCGGGGCGTCGCGAGCGTCGCCGGCGAGGTGACGGTCGTCGTCGACGCCCGCGTCGCCCTCGACTCCTCGCCCGACGACGGCAGCGACCGACTCGTGGTCCTCGACCGGGGCGACCAGCCCCAGCCGGTCGCCCTCCTGGTCGACGCCGTCGCCGACATCGAGCGCTGTCCCGTCGAGACGCTCGGTCGTCCCGGTCCCGACGACACGGGGTGGGCGAAGGCGGTGGCCGACCGCGAGTCCGGCCCGCTGACGGTGCTGTCCGTCGAGCGCATCGCCGAGACGGTATCGACTGCGAACACCCGCGGACACGGAGACTTCAAATGA
- a CDS encoding response regulator codes for MTDSDPIGILIVDDSDYMRSRLKSVLDEDTYVVVDEAPNGAWAVQKYKEHREDVDVVLMDIVMRKANGVKATAAIKHIDPDARVLMCTSVGQRKKMKLAARAGADGYVTKPFDDEDIVTAIDGILA; via the coding sequence ATGACAGACAGCGATCCCATCGGCATCCTCATCGTCGACGACTCCGACTACATGCGGAGTCGTCTGAAGAGCGTCCTCGACGAGGACACGTACGTCGTCGTCGACGAGGCACCCAACGGCGCGTGGGCGGTCCAGAAGTACAAGGAACACCGCGAGGACGTCGACGTCGTCCTCATGGACATCGTGATGCGGAAGGCCAACGGCGTGAAGGCCACCGCCGCCATCAAGCACATCGACCCGGACGCGCGCGTGCTCATGTGTACGAGCGTCGGCCAGCGCAAGAAGATGAAACTGGCCGCCCGCGCGGGTGCCGACGGCTACGTCACGAAACCGTTCGACGACGAGGACATCGTCACGGCCATCGACGGCATCCTCGCATGA
- a CDS encoding chemotaxis protein CheC gives MSNTSKPNDTKTSGRADSPTPAERTIAVESLAVMNRLGEIGIGGVERRLQQLHPEATVTSEQVAHGYARADLLEATFVGEERVGVRSRLPGAPFGSALVLFPLASANNAARLMVRDVLSEGEAPSHKMAQSAITELGGMIASGFLDAWADTFEQEIDVGAPTPIQDTEAEIVGTLIEEDEDLGIYVASRLTLPAYDITVQVYLFPRTDILIEILRRIDVERVVP, from the coding sequence ATGAGCAATACGAGTAAACCGAACGACACCAAGACGAGCGGGCGAGCGGACTCCCCGACCCCGGCGGAGCGGACCATCGCGGTCGAGTCCCTCGCCGTCATGAACCGACTCGGAGAGATCGGCATCGGCGGCGTCGAGCGTCGTCTCCAGCAACTCCATCCCGAGGCGACGGTCACGTCGGAGCAGGTCGCCCACGGCTACGCCCGTGCGGACCTGCTGGAGGCGACCTTCGTCGGCGAGGAACGCGTCGGCGTCAGGAGCCGACTGCCGGGCGCACCCTTCGGGAGCGCCCTCGTCCTGTTCCCCCTCGCGAGTGCGAACAACGCGGCGCGACTCATGGTACGGGACGTGCTCTCGGAGGGCGAAGCGCCCAGCCACAAGATGGCCCAGAGCGCCATCACGGAGCTCGGCGGGATGATCGCCAGCGGCTTCCTCGACGCCTGGGCCGACACGTTCGAACAGGAGATCGACGTGGGCGCGCCCACGCCCATCCAGGACACGGAGGCCGAAATCGTCGGGACGCTCATCGAGGAGGACGAGGACCTCGGTATATACGTCGCCTCGCGGCTCACCCTCCCGGCGTACGACATCACCGTGCAGGTGTACCTCTTCCCGCGGACGGACATCCTCATCGAGATACTGCGGCGCATCGACGTCGAACGGGTGGTGCCGTGA
- a CDS encoding chemotaxis protein CheC, with translation MRLDVDALGTFYEMAREGAQLAADRLTPMTDIQARVGVTRLDFTTGEAIRAELDDDVEKVGIRVELTGGMDGTALLLFDEASAEAVAGTLTDGLDGSDEALTRSAIAEVSQIMNSGFVDGWADVLRTEIDVSTPDLVAGTEPEAFVDPDDVATGDDLAVVFRSQIEAVGTEFAFRHYFVPTAESIEALFQRRTAGYALEYEKLVGFDRMAHRGAETVAENLTKMTGIEMDVDIRRINFVSLDAIPEDVPAEPQVSVAFSFDGLPSGYLLFLFGERSARSLVSATVGESELDESGIGAFGQDAVQELSNVMASGLLDGWANLLDTTIDHTTPTYAHDMGAAVVDPLIVGLSEGQEFAFVFDTRIEAVDADIEFDLDIFAIPDEGDLERALERLEVGRVDDTPTRAEFTAAADGPDSEDLRELAEMEGVDL, from the coding sequence GTGAGGCTCGACGTCGACGCCCTCGGGACGTTCTACGAGATGGCTCGCGAGGGCGCACAGCTGGCGGCCGACCGCCTGACGCCGATGACGGACATCCAGGCGCGGGTGGGCGTCACCCGCCTCGACTTCACGACGGGGGAGGCCATCCGCGCCGAACTCGACGACGACGTCGAGAAGGTGGGCATCCGCGTGGAGCTGACGGGGGGGATGGACGGCACCGCCCTCCTCCTGTTCGACGAGGCGAGCGCCGAGGCAGTGGCTGGTACCCTCACCGACGGCCTCGACGGGAGCGACGAGGCCCTCACGCGCTCGGCCATCGCGGAGGTGAGCCAGATCATGAACAGCGGCTTCGTCGACGGCTGGGCGGACGTCCTCCGGACCGAGATAGACGTCTCGACGCCGGACCTCGTCGCGGGCACCGAACCCGAGGCGTTCGTCGACCCCGACGACGTGGCGACGGGCGACGACCTCGCGGTCGTGTTCCGCTCGCAGATCGAAGCCGTCGGGACGGAGTTCGCCTTCAGACACTACTTCGTCCCCACCGCCGAGTCCATCGAGGCGCTGTTCCAGCGTCGGACCGCGGGCTACGCCCTGGAGTACGAGAAGCTGGTCGGCTTCGACCGGATGGCCCACCGCGGGGCCGAGACGGTCGCCGAGAACCTGACGAAGATGACGGGCATCGAGATGGACGTCGACATCCGGCGCATCAACTTCGTCTCGCTGGACGCCATCCCGGAGGACGTTCCCGCCGAACCGCAGGTGAGCGTCGCGTTCAGCTTCGACGGCCTCCCCTCGGGCTACCTCCTCTTCCTGTTCGGCGAGCGTTCGGCCCGGTCGCTCGTCTCGGCGACCGTCGGCGAGAGCGAACTCGACGAGTCCGGCATCGGCGCGTTCGGACAGGACGCCGTCCAGGAGCTGTCGAACGTGATGGCCTCGGGCCTGCTCGACGGCTGGGCGAACCTGCTCGATACGACCATCGACCACACCACCCCGACGTACGCCCACGACATGGGCGCGGCCGTCGTCGACCCGCTCATCGTCGGCCTGAGCGAGGGCCAGGAGTTCGCGTTCGTCTTCGACACGCGCATCGAGGCCGTCGACGCCGACATCGAGTTCGACCTCGACATCTTCGCCATCCCGGACGAGGGCGACCTGGAGCGGGCGCTGGAACGCCTCGAGGTCGGACGCGTCGACGACACCCCCACGCGCGCCGAGTTCACCGCTGCCGCGGACGGCCCGGACAGCGAGGACCTGCGCGAACTCGCGGAGATGGAGGGGGTGGACCTGTGA
- a CDS encoding chemotaxis protein CheD, with translation MKTFESAAADAPTAPDRLLVGVSDYVVAEDGETLVAYGLGACVAVALYDPEAGVGALAHTMLPHQPAEGGSPGKYADEAVRTMLRELVARGGDYEAAEAWLVGGAEIFALPDIADGAGERNVAAAREQLAALDVALAGMAVGGSRGRTVEFDTATGEVRVSTADGHEEVL, from the coding sequence GTGAAGACCTTCGAGTCCGCGGCCGCGGACGCGCCGACGGCTCCAGACCGGCTTCTCGTCGGCGTCTCCGACTACGTGGTCGCGGAGGACGGCGAGACGCTCGTCGCCTATGGGCTGGGCGCGTGCGTGGCCGTCGCCCTCTACGACCCCGAGGCGGGCGTCGGCGCGCTGGCGCACACGATGCTCCCCCACCAGCCTGCCGAGGGCGGGTCGCCGGGGAAGTACGCCGACGAGGCGGTGCGGACGATGCTGCGCGAACTGGTCGCTCGCGGCGGCGACTACGAGGCGGCGGAGGCGTGGCTGGTCGGCGGGGCCGAGATATTCGCCCTGCCGGACATCGCCGATGGGGCGGGCGAGCGCAACGTCGCGGCCGCCCGCGAGCAGTTGGCCGCCCTCGACGTCGCGCTCGCCGGGATGGCGGTCGGTGGCTCGCGTGGGCGGACCGTCGAGTTCGACACCGCGACCGGCGAGGTGCGGGTCTCGACGGCCGACGGGCACGAGGAGGTCCTCTGA
- a CDS encoding MinD/ParA family ATP-binding protein — protein MGADATGEGREEDRPAPLDSSDASGSAPLGLVYAVAGAKGGVGKTTTAANLAAMFGSGERSVVVVDTDLATASLTDQLDLSPPRGDTLHAVLAGDVGVESVVTSLDGFDVVPGDGSVAAFAGADVERLRPAVETLRERYDVVVLDVGAGLSHDTAVPLGLADRVLVVTTPANAAVAAAEKTRVLAERLDCRVEGCVVTSVRERADIEPVRSGLDAPVLAAIPHDPAVDRSHREGVPVTLTATGSAAATAYWNLSRRGRPGGD, from the coding sequence ATGGGTGCCGACGCGACCGGGGAGGGGCGAGAGGAGGACCGACCGGCCCCGCTCGACTCGTCGGACGCGTCCGGGTCGGCCCCGCTCGGCCTCGTCTACGCCGTCGCGGGGGCGAAAGGCGGCGTCGGCAAGACGACGACGGCGGCCAACCTCGCCGCGATGTTCGGCTCCGGCGAGCGCTCCGTCGTCGTCGTCGACACCGACCTCGCGACGGCCTCGCTGACCGACCAACTCGACCTCTCGCCCCCGCGCGGTGACACCCTCCACGCGGTGCTGGCGGGCGACGTCGGCGTCGAGTCGGTGGTCACGAGCCTCGACGGGTTCGACGTGGTGCCGGGCGACGGCTCGGTTGCGGCGTTCGCCGGGGCGGACGTCGAGCGCCTGCGCCCGGCCGTCGAGACCCTGCGCGAGCGCTACGACGTGGTCGTCCTCGACGTGGGCGCGGGCCTCTCGCACGACACGGCGGTCCCGCTGGGACTCGCCGACCGCGTCCTCGTCGTGACGACGCCGGCGAACGCCGCCGTCGCCGCCGCCGAGAAGACGCGCGTCCTCGCCGAGCGTCTGGACTGTCGCGTCGAGGGCTGCGTCGTCACCTCGGTCCGGGAGCGCGCCGACATCGAACCGGTCCGGTCGGGACTCGACGCGCCCGTCCTCGCAGCCATCCCGCACGACCCCGCCGTCGACCGGAGCCACCGCGAGGGCGTTCCGGTGACGCTCACCGCGACGGGGAGCGCCGCCGCGACGGCCTACTGGAACCTCTCGCGTCGCGGGCGCCCCGGCGGCGACTGA
- a CDS encoding methyl-accepting chemotaxis protein yields the protein MSRPFRALVPDAIRESYARKFAVILAVLGVSVLLAGIVTTGQMQQELNDRADQQYASFASQEAQALQSWHSTNRNQVRRAAESNELNAPDDEARQDGVEAWIHRMANETQAVRYVSYESGTVVASTAADRGADLESVDAPWGSETSLRGLDEDETAPAVQHDDIFVTDVYTETVDGESVPVVSYAVPVPSFRGAYVVATYRLDQYLGANVVGKYDASDVALVDSAGRGVSTAGAGVQDYSGETLTAARDAESAGSIREGSAPGPFGGLLFGGSGDLVGHASTDDGAFTVLLETPMAVAYPTDIVSWGLLGTFVGVGLIGAFGTAIGMNTARSIDRLRGKAERMEAGDFDVELETERVDNIGRLYGAFGSMRDALRGQIEQTEHARAETESLNVALERQADEYSDVMQACADGDFTRRMDVDGESEAMTAVAEEFNEMMDEIEATVDRLKAFSDRVAHSTQQVATSAEMIREESAETTNSLTDISADANAQNETLQTASDDMVGHLTTIEAMADSSNEVATISRETAETGREGRQAAERAIESMREIEAHSGETVAEMERLEAEVEQVDELIEFISDVAEQTNMLALNANIEASRAGESGEGFAVVANEIKSLASETKTAAGDIEERLERIQEQTERTVAEVRENSDRVSANTGSVEDAVDALDEIAGYAQETNDGVQAISESTEEQAASTEHLVRTVDEAAAISQETAVESEFVATAAETQTEALEEMSESAGDLAEKATRLSDALDRFETAESASDEGDAELEDADESVAGAVEEADPRPEEELVPADRPGGGDE from the coding sequence ATGTCGAGACCGTTTCGCGCGCTCGTCCCCGACGCCATTCGGGAGAGCTACGCGCGCAAGTTCGCCGTCATCCTCGCCGTCCTCGGCGTGTCGGTGCTGCTCGCCGGCATCGTCACGACCGGTCAGATGCAACAGGAACTGAACGACCGGGCCGACCAGCAGTACGCGAGCTTCGCCTCGCAGGAGGCCCAGGCCCTCCAGAGCTGGCACAGCACCAACCGCAATCAGGTGCGCCGGGCCGCCGAGTCGAACGAACTCAACGCGCCGGACGACGAGGCCAGACAGGACGGCGTCGAGGCGTGGATTCACCGCATGGCGAACGAGACACAGGCCGTGCGGTACGTGAGCTACGAGTCGGGAACCGTCGTCGCGAGTACGGCCGCCGACCGCGGGGCCGACCTCGAGTCGGTCGACGCCCCGTGGGGGAGCGAGACGTCGCTTCGCGGCCTCGACGAGGACGAGACGGCACCCGCCGTCCAGCACGACGACATCTTCGTGACGGACGTCTACACCGAGACGGTCGACGGCGAGTCCGTCCCGGTGGTCTCGTACGCGGTCCCCGTCCCCAGTTTCCGCGGGGCGTACGTCGTCGCCACCTACCGACTCGACCAGTACCTCGGCGCGAACGTCGTCGGCAAGTACGACGCGAGCGACGTGGCCCTCGTCGACAGCGCCGGACGGGGCGTCTCGACCGCCGGTGCCGGCGTGCAGGACTACTCCGGCGAGACCCTGACGGCGGCGCGCGACGCCGAGTCCGCCGGGTCGATTCGGGAGGGGAGCGCCCCCGGCCCCTTCGGCGGTCTGCTGTTCGGCGGGTCCGGTGACCTCGTCGGCCACGCCAGCACGGACGACGGCGCGTTCACCGTCCTCCTGGAGACGCCGATGGCCGTCGCCTACCCCACCGACATCGTCAGCTGGGGGCTGCTCGGCACGTTCGTGGGCGTCGGTCTCATCGGCGCGTTCGGGACGGCCATCGGGATGAACACCGCCCGTTCCATCGACCGCCTGCGCGGCAAGGCAGAGCGGATGGAGGCCGGTGACTTCGACGTGGAACTGGAGACCGAGCGCGTGGACAACATCGGCCGCCTCTACGGGGCGTTCGGGTCGATGCGCGACGCGCTCCGCGGACAGATCGAACAGACGGAACACGCGCGTGCGGAGACGGAGTCGCTCAACGTCGCCCTCGAACGGCAGGCCGACGAGTACAGCGACGTGATGCAGGCGTGTGCGGACGGCGACTTCACCCGCCGGATGGACGTCGACGGGGAGAGCGAGGCGATGACCGCCGTCGCCGAGGAGTTCAACGAGATGATGGACGAGATAGAGGCGACCGTCGACCGCCTCAAGGCCTTCTCCGACCGGGTGGCGCACTCCACCCAGCAGGTGGCGACCTCCGCGGAGATGATCCGCGAGGAGTCCGCGGAGACGACCAACTCCCTCACGGACATCTCGGCGGACGCGAACGCGCAGAACGAGACGCTCCAGACGGCCTCGGACGACATGGTCGGCCACCTGACGACCATCGAGGCGATGGCCGACTCCTCGAACGAGGTGGCGACTATCTCCCGCGAGACAGCCGAGACGGGCCGCGAGGGGCGACAGGCCGCCGAGCGCGCCATCGAGAGCATGCGCGAGATCGAGGCGCACTCCGGCGAGACGGTCGCGGAGATGGAGCGCCTCGAAGCGGAGGTCGAACAGGTCGACGAACTCATCGAGTTCATCTCCGACGTGGCGGAGCAGACGAACATGCTGGCGCTGAACGCCAACATCGAGGCGTCACGCGCCGGCGAGTCCGGCGAGGGGTTCGCGGTGGTCGCGAACGAGATCAAGTCCCTCGCCAGCGAGACGAAGACGGCCGCGGGCGACATCGAGGAGCGCCTCGAACGCATCCAGGAGCAGACCGAGCGGACGGTCGCGGAGGTCCGCGAGAACAGCGACCGGGTCTCCGCGAACACCGGGTCCGTCGAGGACGCGGTGGACGCACTGGACGAGATTGCGGGCTACGCACAGGAGACCAACGACGGCGTGCAGGCCATCTCCGAGTCGACGGAGGAGCAGGCGGCCTCGACGGAACACCTCGTGCGGACGGTCGACGAAGCGGCCGCCATCAGCCAGGAGACGGCCGTCGAGTCCGAGTTCGTGGCGACGGCCGCCGAGACGCAGACCGAGGCGCTGGAGGAGATGTCCGAGAGCGCCGGCGACCTCGCCGAGAAGGCGACGCGCCTGAGCGACGCCCTCGACCGCTTCGAGACGGCAGAGAGCGCGTCCGACGAGGGGGACGCCGAACTGGAGGACGCCGACGAGTCGGTCGCCGGGGCCGTCGAGGAGGCCGACCCCCGCCCCGAGGAGGAACTGGTGCCCGCCGACCGTCCGGGCGGAGGGGACGAGTGA